Proteins from a single region of Cydia splendana chromosome 9, ilCydSple1.2, whole genome shotgun sequence:
- the LOC134793992 gene encoding uncharacterized protein LOC134793992, producing the protein MLTLALAMLTIAAAEAQPFNITHFIVPHDVPPGQDEVIIECRYDANFTMLSWFKGPTEFFRYKPGKTPSTMSFPILGVGKVDLVSCGPTACSLKLGALTEDASGLYRCDIERSSPPYLFETRSSYMEVHGHKHKRPLMEGLAEEFGEGDEILAYCRGARDSEFRWYINGREVEEMKGSQTLRKTSSRLIFSGVPPTVTVQCAEFRHGKLLGSKEVKARWRKSIQKDQKPLEQRNNGSSVNKNITFLSILLLLSIFNEK; encoded by the coding sequence ATGCTGACGCTTGCGCTTGCGATGCTCACGATCGCGGCCGCGGAGGCGCAACCGTTCAACATCACTCACTTCATCGTACCACACGACGTCCCTCCGGGCCAAGACGAAGTGATCATCGAATGCAGATACGATGCCAATTTTACCATGCTTAGCTGGTTTAAAGGGCCGACGGAATTTTTCCGCTACAAACCTGGCAAAACACCAAGCACCATGTCATTTCCAATCCTCGGAGTGGGTAAAGTGGACTTGGTTTCCTGTGGACCGACAGCCTGCAGTCTCAAGCTTGGCGCTTTGACCGAAGACGCATCCGGTTTATATAGATGTGACATTGAAAGGAGTTCACCGCCGTACTTATTCGAAACTCGATCCTCTTACATGGAGGTCCATGGTCACAAGCACAAAAGACCTTTGATGGAAGGTCTTGCAGAAGAGTTTGGTGAAGGAGATGAGATACTAGCGTATTGCAGAGGTGCAAGGGATTCAGAATTTCGCTGGTACATTAACGGACGAGAGGTGGAGGAAATGAAGGGTTCGCAAACTTTGAGAAAAACCAGTTCCAGACTGATATTTTCGGGAGTGCCACCAACAGTGACAGTGCAGTGCGCAGAGTTCCGTCACGGAAAACTGCTCGGCTCTAAAGAAGTAAAAGCACGCTGGAGAAAATCCATCCAAAAAGATCAAAAACCTCTAGAACAAAGAAATAATGGTTCATccgttaataaaaatattacttttctGAGTATCCTATTGTTGCTTtcaatttttaatgaaaaataa